A segment of the Methanolinea mesophila genome:
AAGGTGAACGAGTACAGCACGGTGATGGCGCTTCAGGCGCTCTCAACCATTGACGGGATGGACCCCGGGTACCTGGCCCCGGTGGCAAAGATCCTCGCGGACCTCCTGGCCTCTACCGACCCGGGACATACCCCGAGCGTGTATAACACTACCCGTCGGCTTCTCAGGGGTTCCCCGAAAGCGCTTGCTGCGTATGAGGCGGAGCACGGGCCGGTCCAAGGGCTGAAATAACTCCGCGAGGCGGCTGAAGAAAAAAAGGTGCAGTTTCAGGGGGAGGGATTTGATCCGGCAATGGTCCGGCAGAGTATCTCCCCTTGTAGATGGGGGCCCAAGCCCTGTCCGCGAGGGCTTCCCCTGAAGGGTGAGGTAGATAAGATACCGGGGTACATAGGGGAATGTGATCGAGGACACCACCCCCCAAAAGTCATCCCCCCGCCCGTCAATGTCCAAATTCACCACCTCCGCTATAATTTCCGTGCTCATGGTGGACGATGACCCCGCACTGCTCGATCTCGCGTGCCGGTTCCTGCGGAGCAGGGAAGACCTCCGGATCGACTCGTGTTTCACCGCTATCGATGCTATGGCAAAGATGGCCGAGAACGTGTATGATGTGATCGTCCTCGATTATGAGCTCCCGGGAATGGACGGTATCCAGTTCCTGCGGGAGGTGAAGGGCCGGGGGGACATGACCCCGGTGATCGTGTTCACCGGAAAAGGGAGGGAGGGCGTGGTGATCGAAGCCCTGAATGCGGGTGCCGATTTCTACCTCCAGAAGGGGGGGGACCCGAGGATGAGCTTCCTCGAGCTGCTCTACATGATCCGCGAGGCGGCCTCCCGTAACCGCTCCCGGATGGAACTCGAGGAGAGCGAACGGCGTTTCCGGGAGTCTCTCGAACAGATCCCGCTTATCTCCTACCAGCTCGACCGGGAGGGGAAGATCACTTTCTGCAATGAACATTTCCTCGAGCTGACCGGGTGGACCCGCGAAGAGATGACCGGGGAGAACTGGTTCGACCTGTTCATCCCCGTGCGGGACCGGACCCGGATGAAAAGGGGCTACCAGAAAGGGATACGTGAAGGGGTCGCGTCCGACCGGCATTTCACCCCGGTGATCACCCGGGACGGAGAGGTCCGCCATGTTCTGCTCTCCTCAATCGCAAACCGTTCCCGGGAAGGCGAGATAGAAGGGGTCACCTTTGTGGGCGAGGACGTGACCGAGCGCGAGCGGGCCACGGAGGAGATGCGGAGTTCCGAGGAGCGACTGAAAATCATCTTCGAATATGCCCCGGACGGGTTCTTCCTCAACGACCCCGCCGGGGTCTTCGTCGACGTAAACCGGGCCGCCGAGCAGATCATGGGCTATCGGAGGGAGGAATTGATCGGGAAGAATTTCCTGACGGTAGGGGTGATCACCCCGGAAGAGATCACCCGGGCCATCAGCCTGTTCACCCCGAATACCGGAGGGCAGTCCCAGGGGCCCGGCGAACTCACCCTGGTACGGAGGGACGGGAGCCGGGTGGTGGTGGAGATGCACACCTACCCGGTAATGTTCCGGGG
Coding sequences within it:
- a CDS encoding PAS domain S-box protein; translated protein: MVDDDPALLDLACRFLRSREDLRIDSCFTAIDAMAKMAENVYDVIVLDYELPGMDGIQFLREVKGRGDMTPVIVFTGKGREGVVIEALNAGADFYLQKGGDPRMSFLELLYMIREAASRNRSRMELEESERRFRESLEQIPLISYQLDREGKITFCNEHFLELTGWTREEMTGENWFDLFIPVRDRTRMKRGYQKGIREGVASDRHFTPVITRDGEVRHVLLSSIANRSREGEIEGVTFVGEDVTERERATEEMRSSEERLKIIFEYAPDGFFLNDPAGVFVDVNRAAEQIMGYRREELIGKNFLTVGVITPEEITRAISLFTPNTGGQSQGPGELTLVRRDGSRVVVEMHTYPVMFRGRELILGIARDITERKHAEEALRRVNEKLHLLNSVTRHDILNTLTALTMYLELLAEDEKEPELKKTVDKATQVAGIIRRQIDFARTYQDIGIHSPVWQPVSRTALTALEGAGIAGVEAHVDAGDFEIYADPLLENVFHNLLDNSVRHGGKVTGVWLTAMQDERGLKLVFEDNGTGIPRDEKEKIFSRGFGKNTGFGLFLTQEILAITGITIKETGTFGKGARFEIRVPPGLYRSGAAKLQ